A section of the Flavobacterium sp. CG_23.5 genome encodes:
- a CDS encoding CBU_0592 family membrane protein — MSVTDWIGFVGVTILLVAYFLNLNDTIKKESLTYLFLNFIGAGIACFASVLLSYLPFIILEGSWTLVSAYGIFTYFRKK; from the coding sequence ATGTCAGTAACAGATTGGATTGGATTTGTAGGGGTGACCATTCTTTTGGTTGCCTACTTTTTAAACTTAAATGACACCATAAAAAAAGAAAGTCTTACATATCTTTTTTTGAATTTTATAGGCGCCGGAATAGCTTGTTTTGCATCCGTTTTGCTAAGTTATTTACCTTTCATTATTTTGGAAGGCTCTTGGACATTAGTTTCCGCTTATGGGATATTTACCTATTTTCGAAAAAAATAA
- a CDS encoding glyoxalase, with the protein MDQRDTFLKQFRGQTIGTVTSQSSSDESFQNEVLRPILKLQNDLFVASFINYIDKNKTDFYSQTTEKKLSMIENAIQKDIKFRNALKGMIIGLFTSNEYAQYIKNSSSLNKRMMTMLVERLKSQVQLFEVNADS; encoded by the coding sequence ATGGACCAACGCGATACTTTTTTAAAACAATTCAGAGGACAAACTATCGGTACTGTTACCTCTCAATCTTCATCTGATGAATCCTTTCAAAATGAAGTTCTTCGACCTATTTTAAAATTACAAAACGATTTGTTTGTAGCGTCGTTCATCAATTATATCGACAAGAATAAAACTGATTTTTATTCGCAAACTACTGAAAAAAAATTGTCGATGATCGAAAACGCAATCCAAAAAGACATCAAATTCAGAAATGCCTTGAAGGGAATGATTATCGGTTTATTTACTTCGAATGAATACGCTCAATACATTAAAAATTCTTCCAGCCTAAACAAAAGAATGATGACTATGCTTGTAGAAAGATTAAAAAGTCAAGTACAGTTATTTGAGGTAAATGCTGATTCATAA
- a CDS encoding esterase family protein has product MKEEYFKWYSPNLNRDIEMLVFGHAGFPVILFPTSMGSYHENKDMGLIESAKWYIEQGLIQVFCPDSIDKDSFYNKNIHPVHRIENHVKYDKMICHEIVEKVKNSTASGKVIMAGCSFGGYHAANFAFRHPGYVSHLFSMSGAFNIKSFMDGFHNDDVFYNSPEDYLHGLNDSELWNMDIVLGTSNWDICFDANLKLSKVLSERNIHHWLDIRQDKNHDWPMWKEMFPHYLSRIKFF; this is encoded by the coding sequence ATGAAGGAAGAATATTTCAAATGGTATTCCCCCAATCTAAATAGAGATATCGAAATGTTGGTTTTTGGACATGCGGGATTTCCTGTAATTCTTTTTCCTACCTCTATGGGAAGTTATCATGAAAATAAGGACATGGGATTGATTGAATCGGCCAAATGGTATATTGAGCAAGGTTTAATTCAGGTTTTTTGTCCTGACAGCATTGATAAAGACAGTTTTTACAATAAAAATATCCATCCTGTCCATCGTATAGAAAATCACGTTAAATATGACAAAATGATTTGTCATGAAATTGTCGAAAAAGTAAAAAACAGTACTGCTTCCGGCAAAGTGATTATGGCGGGTTGCAGCTTTGGTGGATATCATGCGGCTAATTTTGCTTTTCGTCATCCTGGATATGTGAGTCATCTGTTTTCTATGAGCGGCGCTTTTAACATTAAGAGTTTCATGGATGGTTTTCATAACGACGATGTATTTTATAACAGTCCGGAAGATTATTTACACGGTCTTAATGATTCTGAATTGTGGAATATGGATATCGTTTTAGGAACTTCTAATTGGGATATTTGTTTCGATGCCAATCTAAAATTAAGCAAGGTTTTAAGCGAAAGAAACATCCATCACTGGCTGGATATTCGTCAGGATAAAAATCATGACTGGCCAATGTGGAAAGAAATGTTTCCGCACTATTTATCAAGAATTAAATTTTTTTAA
- a CDS encoding RimK family alpha-L-glutamate ligase, translating into MKKIGILFGMEDTFPQAFIDRVNSKNEKGIIAEAVSIDKVVQNQGGEYAVIIDRISQDVPFYRAYLKNAALTGTNVINNPFWWSADDKFFNNALADTLGVPLPNTVILPSAEHPTDTTGKSFRNLKYPMYWQGIFDYIGFPAYMKPYAGGGWKNVYRLENKEEFWEKHQETGQLVMMLQEEIVFTEYFRVYCLGCKAVRIMQYEPRNPHHLRYVIDGPPTDKKLLATIKDYTLRLCKGLGYDFNTVEFAVRDGIPYAIDFGNPAPDAELTSVGAENFEWVVEEASKMAIAAAKKQKPGKMNLTWGTFIKDAAK; encoded by the coding sequence ATGAAAAAAATTGGAATTTTATTTGGAATGGAAGATACATTTCCACAAGCGTTTATAGACAGAGTGAATTCGAAAAACGAAAAAGGAATTATTGCAGAAGCGGTTTCCATTGATAAAGTCGTTCAAAATCAAGGTGGTGAATATGCTGTAATTATCGATAGAATTTCACAAGATGTTCCTTTTTATCGTGCTTATTTAAAAAATGCAGCTTTAACAGGAACAAATGTTATTAATAATCCTTTCTGGTGGAGTGCCGACGATAAATTTTTCAATAATGCGTTAGCAGATACTCTTGGAGTTCCATTACCCAATACCGTAATCCTACCTTCAGCGGAACATCCTACGGATACAACCGGAAAATCTTTCAGGAATTTAAAGTACCCGATGTATTGGCAGGGAATTTTCGATTATATTGGTTTTCCAGCGTACATGAAACCGTATGCAGGTGGCGGTTGGAAAAATGTTTATCGTTTAGAAAATAAAGAAGAGTTTTGGGAGAAACATCAGGAAACAGGACAATTAGTGATGATGCTTCAGGAAGAAATTGTTTTCACGGAATATTTCAGAGTGTATTGTTTGGGATGTAAAGCAGTCCGAATCATGCAATATGAACCAAGAAACCCACATCATTTGCGTTATGTAATTGATGGACCGCCAACGGATAAAAAATTATTGGCAACGATAAAAGACTATACTTTAAGACTTTGTAAAGGATTGGGTTATGATTTTAATACAGTTGAATTTGCTGTAAGAGATGGAATCCCTTATGCTATTGATTTTGGAAATCCGGCTCCAGATGCTGAATTAACATCAGTTGGTGCTGAAAATTTTGAATGGGTTGTTGAAGAAGCTTCAAAGATGGCAATCGCTGCCGCGAAAAAACAAAAACCTGGAAAAATGAATCTTACTTGGGGTACGTTTATTAAAGACGCTGCAAAATAG
- a CDS encoding carboxylate-amine ligase, whose protein sequence is MSKKLPVFTLGVEEEYQIIDPETRDLRSHLSKIVDGAKIILNEQVKSEMHQSVVEVGTNICKSVAEAKCEIKFLRSKIVELADKQDLIVGGAGTHPFSKWQDQPITDDPRYHDIVNELQDAARSNLIFGMHCHVGIENREIGLQLMNQATYFLPHIFALSTNSPFWEGRKTGYKSFRTKVFDKFPRTGLPEYFDSVAAYQNYLDTLVKTNCIDNPKKIWWDLRLHPFYNTIEFRICDMCLTVDETICIVAIIQAIVAKLYKLNMNNTSFNIYRLALIKENKFRAARYGIENNMIDFGLQKEVETKILILELLDFIDDVVDELGSRDDINYVHEILKNGTGADKQLAIFEETGNLSRVVDFITGEFTKGL, encoded by the coding sequence ATGTCAAAGAAATTACCAGTTTTTACGCTAGGTGTCGAAGAAGAATATCAAATTATTGATCCTGAAACAAGAGATTTGCGGTCGCATTTGTCTAAAATTGTGGATGGTGCTAAAATAATATTAAACGAGCAGGTGAAGTCAGAAATGCACCAATCTGTGGTCGAAGTGGGAACCAATATTTGTAAAAGTGTTGCTGAAGCTAAGTGTGAAATTAAATTTTTGAGGTCTAAAATTGTAGAATTAGCCGATAAACAAGATTTAATCGTTGGTGGTGCCGGAACGCATCCGTTTTCTAAATGGCAAGACCAGCCCATCACTGATGATCCCAGATACCACGATATTGTGAATGAATTGCAAGACGCAGCGCGATCCAATTTAATTTTTGGGATGCATTGCCATGTAGGAATTGAAAATCGGGAAATTGGATTGCAATTGATGAATCAAGCGACCTACTTTTTGCCTCATATTTTTGCGCTTTCTACGAATTCTCCTTTTTGGGAAGGGCGCAAAACGGGTTATAAATCCTTTAGAACAAAGGTTTTTGATAAATTTCCAAGAACAGGATTACCGGAATATTTCGATTCGGTTGCTGCGTATCAAAATTATTTGGATACGTTAGTTAAAACCAACTGTATAGATAATCCTAAAAAGATTTGGTGGGATTTACGTTTGCATCCTTTTTACAATACGATTGAATTTAGGATTTGCGATATGTGTTTAACAGTGGATGAAACCATATGTATTGTGGCTATTATTCAAGCAATTGTGGCCAAACTTTATAAACTTAACATGAATAATACTAGTTTTAATATTTATAGACTAGCCCTGATAAAAGAAAATAAATTTCGTGCAGCCCGTTACGGAATTGAAAATAACATGATTGATTTTGGTTTGCAAAAAGAGGTGGAAACAAAGATACTAATTCTGGAACTCCTTGATTTCATTGATGATGTAGTCGATGAATTGGGAAGTCGAGACGATATTAATTATGTTCATGAGATTTTGAAAAACGGAACTGGAGCGGACAAACAGTTGGCTATTTTTGAAGAAACAGGTAATCTTTCTCGAGTGGTTGATTTTATTACTGGTGAATTTACAAAAGGATTGTAA
- a CDS encoding type 1 glutamine amidotransferase — MSNRIIKIALLDMYNGMPNQGMRCIIDVINRFSPVVSFEIFDVRVKCELPEINKFDIYISTGGPGNPMVGDGEWDKKYYEFIDSLTKWNNENAIKKHVLFICHSFQMACLHFGLATVTKRNDTSFGVMTIHKTKEGLTDPLFEGLSDPFYAIDSRDYQVVQPKLSIFTKKGAKIISLEKIRDHVQYERAIMAVRFTDYFVGTQFHPEADPISFVSHLRNKEAKEKIKTMKGKKKFRNMLEDLLDDDKIYRTNETLIPNFLRIAINDLMKTKKMLSN; from the coding sequence ATGTCCAATAGAATTATAAAGATTGCCTTATTAGATATGTACAATGGTATGCCAAATCAGGGAATGCGTTGTATTATTGATGTCATTAACCGGTTTAGTCCTGTTGTAAGTTTCGAAATATTTGATGTGCGCGTAAAGTGTGAATTACCTGAAATTAACAAGTTTGATATTTATATTTCCACTGGCGGTCCAGGAAATCCAATGGTAGGAGACGGAGAATGGGATAAAAAGTATTACGAATTTATTGACTCCTTGACAAAGTGGAATAACGAAAATGCGATTAAAAAACATGTTTTGTTTATTTGTCATTCGTTTCAGATGGCTTGTCTGCATTTTGGATTGGCAACTGTAACCAAACGAAATGACACCTCTTTTGGCGTGATGACGATTCACAAAACAAAAGAAGGATTAACGGATCCCCTTTTTGAAGGATTGTCAGACCCTTTTTACGCCATTGATTCTCGCGATTATCAGGTTGTACAGCCTAAACTGAGTATTTTTACTAAAAAAGGAGCCAAAATTATTTCTTTGGAAAAAATTAGAGATCACGTGCAATATGAACGTGCTATTATGGCCGTTCGTTTCACGGATTATTTTGTAGGCACGCAGTTTCATCCAGAAGCTGATCCAATAAGCTTTGTCTCGCATTTGAGAAATAAAGAAGCGAAAGAAAAAATCAAGACTATGAAAGGCAAAAAGAAGTTTAGAAACATGCTGGAAGACTTGTTGGACGATGATAAAATATACAGAACCAATGAAACTTTAATTCCAAATTTCCTGCGAATTGCCATAAATGACTTGATGAAAACTAAAAAAATGTTATCTAATTAG
- a CDS encoding M1 family metallopeptidase yields MKIYFRFIFISLFISNAANAQGLLGKSQQVFTRQDSLRGSITKERAWWDVKQYHLDIKVNPTEQTITGSNTIKYQVLQEYNRMQIDLQNPMEIFKVIQDGKELKYTRDGNVFIIELVAPQRTGTVKELTVFYGGKPKIAVNPPWDGGITWKKDSNGNPFIASSCQGLGASVWWPNKDHMYDEVESMLISVNVPKNLMDVSNGRLQSVTELKDGTTTYNWLVSNPINNYGVNINIGDYVSFSEKYKGEKGDLDCNYYVLRDDLAKAKIQFKDAPRMLKAFEHWFGPYPFYEDSYKLVEAPYLGMEHQSSVTYGNGFKNGYLGRDLSGTGWGLKFDYIIIHESGHEWFANNITYKDIADMWIHESFTDYSESLFLEYYYGKEAAYTYVRGLRKNIQNDKPIIGYYDVNNEGSSDMYYKGANMLHTLRQIVNDDEKWRTILRGLNSTFYHQTVTTKQIEDYLSKSTEMDLSAFFNQYLRDIRIPTLEYFFKNDKLGYRWTNCVPGFNMPIKITVNGTGKLLKPTTGWDSISVKSENAKLEIDENFYVAGFNISE; encoded by the coding sequence ATGAAAATATATTTTCGCTTTATTTTTATTTCCCTTTTTATTTCTAACGCTGCAAACGCTCAAGGACTTCTTGGAAAATCACAACAAGTTTTTACCAGACAGGATTCATTGCGAGGAAGTATAACCAAAGAAAGAGCTTGGTGGGATGTAAAACAATATCATCTTGACATTAAAGTAAATCCAACGGAGCAAACCATTACTGGTTCCAATACTATAAAATATCAAGTACTGCAGGAATACAATCGCATGCAAATAGATTTACAAAATCCAATGGAAATCTTTAAGGTGATTCAAGACGGAAAAGAATTAAAATATACAAGGGATGGAAATGTATTTATTATAGAATTAGTTGCTCCTCAAAGAACCGGAACAGTAAAAGAACTCACTGTGTTTTATGGAGGTAAACCAAAGATAGCCGTAAATCCGCCATGGGACGGAGGAATTACTTGGAAAAAAGATTCTAATGGTAATCCGTTTATAGCGTCATCTTGTCAAGGATTGGGAGCCAGTGTTTGGTGGCCCAATAAAGATCATATGTATGACGAAGTGGAAAGTATGCTAATCAGCGTAAATGTTCCAAAAAATTTGATGGATGTCTCCAATGGTCGTTTGCAAAGTGTAACCGAGTTGAAAGACGGAACTACAACATATAATTGGCTGGTATCAAATCCCATCAACAATTACGGTGTGAACATCAACATTGGCGATTATGTTTCTTTTTCGGAGAAATACAAAGGGGAAAAAGGAGATTTAGATTGTAATTATTATGTTTTAAGAGATGATTTAGCCAAAGCAAAAATCCAATTCAAAGATGCGCCTCGAATGCTGAAGGCTTTCGAGCATTGGTTTGGACCGTATCCTTTTTATGAAGACAGTTACAAACTCGTTGAAGCACCATATTTAGGGATGGAACATCAAAGTAGTGTAACCTATGGGAATGGTTTCAAAAATGGATATTTAGGAAGAGATTTAAGTGGTACCGGCTGGGGTTTAAAGTTTGACTATATAATTATTCATGAATCTGGACATGAATGGTTTGCCAATAATATCACTTACAAAGATATTGCTGATATGTGGATTCATGAAAGTTTCACAGATTATTCTGAAAGTCTTTTCCTGGAATATTATTACGGAAAAGAGGCCGCTTATACTTACGTTAGGGGTTTGCGAAAAAATATTCAAAACGATAAACCTATAATTGGCTACTATGATGTAAATAATGAAGGTTCAAGCGATATGTATTACAAAGGGGCCAATATGTTGCATACGTTGCGTCAAATTGTAAATGATGATGAAAAATGGAGAACTATTTTAAGAGGATTAAACAGTACTTTTTATCATCAAACGGTTACAACAAAACAAATTGAAGATTATTTGAGTAAATCCACAGAAATGGATCTATCTGCTTTTTTCAATCAATATCTGAGAGATATTAGAATTCCAACTTTAGAATATTTTTTCAAAAACGATAAATTAGGATACCGATGGACAAATTGTGTTCCGGGATTTAATATGCCAATAAAAATAACGGTAAATGGAACTGGAAAATTACTGAAACCAACAACAGGTTGGGATTCGATTTCTGTTAAGAGCGAAAATGCCAAGCTGGAAATAGATGAGAATTTTTATGTAGCGGGTTTTAATATCTCGGAATAA